Proteins found in one Flavobacterium channae genomic segment:
- a CDS encoding NAD-dependent epimerase/dehydratase family protein: MKVLVGHTGFVGSNLLESNAFDLCFNSKNITEAFGLNPDVLVYSGVRAEKFLANKEPEKDFEIILEAIENIKKINPKQIVLISTVDVYPNPIAVDENTEIDLEAIQPYGKNRLYLENWVASNFDDYLIVRLPGLFGKNIKKNFIFDLISVIPSMLNEAKYQELASHNWIVTNYTLQENGFYKLNTIENSERKILKQQFLDVGFSALNFTDSRGSFQFYNLNNLWNDIQIAQKNGVKKLNLATEPIVVNEIYKAVYGKDFVNELNNPVPNYDFYTIHGQLFQKQGNYISTKQEVLHDIVNFIKSQQ; encoded by the coding sequence ATGAAAGTATTAGTTGGTCATACTGGTTTTGTAGGTTCTAATTTATTAGAAAGCAACGCTTTTGATTTGTGTTTTAATTCCAAAAATATCACAGAGGCATTTGGACTTAATCCAGATGTATTGGTTTATTCTGGAGTTAGAGCCGAGAAATTTTTAGCCAATAAAGAACCTGAAAAAGACTTCGAAATCATTTTAGAAGCTATTGAAAACATCAAAAAAATTAATCCGAAACAAATTGTTTTAATTTCAACTGTTGATGTTTATCCAAATCCAATCGCTGTTGATGAAAATACAGAAATTGATTTAGAAGCAATTCAACCTTACGGAAAAAACAGATTGTATTTAGAGAATTGGGTAGCCTCAAACTTCGATGATTATCTAATTGTTAGACTTCCTGGTTTATTCGGAAAAAACATTAAAAAGAATTTTATTTTCGATTTAATTTCGGTTATTCCTTCTATGTTGAACGAAGCAAAATATCAAGAATTAGCTTCACACAATTGGATTGTTACTAATTACACCTTACAAGAAAATGGTTTCTATAAGTTAAATACTATCGAAAATTCGGAAAGAAAAATTTTAAAACAACAGTTTTTAGATGTAGGCTTTTCGGCTTTAAATTTTACAGATAGTAGAGGAAGTTTTCAATTTTATAATCTAAACAACCTTTGGAACGATATTCAAATCGCGCAAAAAAACGGTGTAAAAAAGTTAAACTTAGCTACAGAACCTATTGTTGTTAATGAAATTTATAAAGCCGTTTATGGAAAGGATTTCGTTAACGAATTAAATAATCCTGTTCCGAATTACGATTTTTATACCATTCACGGACAATTGTTTCAAAAACAAGGGAATTATATAAGTACAAAACAAGAAGTGTTACACGATATTGTTAACTTTATTAAAAGCCAACAATAA